The following coding sequences are from one Dama dama isolate Ldn47 chromosome 8, ASM3311817v1, whole genome shotgun sequence window:
- the CTDSP1 gene encoding carboxy-terminal domain RNA polymerase II polypeptide A small phosphatase 1 isoform X1, with protein sequence MDSSAVITQISKEEARSPLRSKGDQKSAASQKPRSRGILHSLFCCVCRDDAEALPAHSGAPLLVEENGAVPKQTPVQYLLPEAKAQDSDKICVVIDLDETLVHSSFKPVNNADFIIPVEIDGVVHQVYVLKRPHVDEFLQRMGELFECVLFTASLAKYADPVADLLDKWGAFRARLFRESCVFHRGNYVKDLSRLGRDLRRVLILDNSPASYVFHPDNAVPVASWFDNMSDTELHDLLPFFEQLSRVDDVYSVLRQPRPGS encoded by the exons ATGGACAGCTCGGCCGTCATTACTCAGATCAGCAAGGAGGAAGCGCGGAGCCCGCTACGGAGCAAAG GTGACCAGAAGTCAGCAGCCTCTCAGAAGCCCCGGAGCAGGGGCATCCTCCACTCGCTCTTCTGCTGTGTCTGCCGGGATGACGCGGAGGCCCTGCCCGCCCACAGCGGGGCGCCCCTGCTCGTGGAGGAGAATGGTGCGGTCCCCAAG CAGACCCCAGTCCAGTACCTGCTCCCCGAGGCCAAAGCCCAGGACTCGGACAAGATCTGCGTGGTCATCGACCTGGACGAGACCCTGGTGCACAGTTCCTTCAAG CCAGTGAACAATGCTGACTTCATCATTCCTGTGGAGATTGATGGGGTGGTCCACCag GTCTACGTGCTGAAGCGGCCCCACGTCGATGAGTTCCTGCAGCGGATGGGTGAGCTCTTCGAATGCGTGCTGTTCACCGCCAGCCTGGCCAAG TATGCAGACCCCGTAGCTGACCTGTTGGACAAGTGGGGGGCCTTCCGGGCACGGCTGTTTCGGGAGTCGTGTGTCTTCCACCGGGGGAACTACGTGAAGGACCTGAGCCGACTGGGCCGGGACCTGCGTCGTGTGCTCATCCTAGACAACTCACCCGCTTCCTACGTCTTCCATCCAGATAACGCC GTACCGGTGGCCTCGTGGTTTGACAACATGAGTGACACGGAGCTCCACGACCTCCTGCCCTTCTTCGAGCAGCTCAGCCGTGTGGACGACGTGTACTCAGTGCTCAGGCAGCCTCGGCCGGGCAGCTAG
- the CTDSP1 gene encoding carboxy-terminal domain RNA polymerase II polypeptide A small phosphatase 1 isoform X2 — protein sequence MDSSAVITQISKEEARSPLRSKGDQKSAASQKPRSRGILHSLFCCVCRDDAEALPAHSGAPLLVEENGAVPKTPVQYLLPEAKAQDSDKICVVIDLDETLVHSSFKPVNNADFIIPVEIDGVVHQVYVLKRPHVDEFLQRMGELFECVLFTASLAKYADPVADLLDKWGAFRARLFRESCVFHRGNYVKDLSRLGRDLRRVLILDNSPASYVFHPDNAVPVASWFDNMSDTELHDLLPFFEQLSRVDDVYSVLRQPRPGS from the exons ATGGACAGCTCGGCCGTCATTACTCAGATCAGCAAGGAGGAAGCGCGGAGCCCGCTACGGAGCAAAG GTGACCAGAAGTCAGCAGCCTCTCAGAAGCCCCGGAGCAGGGGCATCCTCCACTCGCTCTTCTGCTGTGTCTGCCGGGATGACGCGGAGGCCCTGCCCGCCCACAGCGGGGCGCCCCTGCTCGTGGAGGAGAATGGTGCGGTCCCCAAG ACCCCAGTCCAGTACCTGCTCCCCGAGGCCAAAGCCCAGGACTCGGACAAGATCTGCGTGGTCATCGACCTGGACGAGACCCTGGTGCACAGTTCCTTCAAG CCAGTGAACAATGCTGACTTCATCATTCCTGTGGAGATTGATGGGGTGGTCCACCag GTCTACGTGCTGAAGCGGCCCCACGTCGATGAGTTCCTGCAGCGGATGGGTGAGCTCTTCGAATGCGTGCTGTTCACCGCCAGCCTGGCCAAG TATGCAGACCCCGTAGCTGACCTGTTGGACAAGTGGGGGGCCTTCCGGGCACGGCTGTTTCGGGAGTCGTGTGTCTTCCACCGGGGGAACTACGTGAAGGACCTGAGCCGACTGGGCCGGGACCTGCGTCGTGTGCTCATCCTAGACAACTCACCCGCTTCCTACGTCTTCCATCCAGATAACGCC GTACCGGTGGCCTCGTGGTTTGACAACATGAGTGACACGGAGCTCCACGACCTCCTGCCCTTCTTCGAGCAGCTCAGCCGTGTGGACGACGTGTACTCAGTGCTCAGGCAGCCTCGGCCGGGCAGCTAG